The following coding sequences are from one Pocillopora verrucosa isolate sample1 chromosome 5, ASM3666991v2, whole genome shotgun sequence window:
- the LOC131772412 gene encoding uncharacterized protein encodes MPATCEDKADNGDIVSVHYTGTLVNGQMFDSSLAKGREPLEFQLGEGKVIKGWEMGIKGMCIGEKRKLIIPPHLGYGARGIQNVIPPDSVLIFTTELMSIKRKSLFDPKLLLQIGFWPFLAGVILYYLYRKASKKSGKPETKSSKKNKRK; translated from the exons ATGCCTGCTACCTGTGAGGACAAAGCAGATAATGGCGACATTGTGTCTGTTCACTATACA GGTACACTGGTGAATGGACAAATGTTCGACTCATCCCTGGCAAAAGGAAGGGAGCCACTTGAGTTCCAGTTGGGCGAAGGGAAGGTTATCAAAG gttggGAGATGGGTATAAAAGGAATGTGCATAGG tgaaaaaagaaaattgatcatCCCTCCTCACCTAGGGTACGGAGCTCGTGGAATTCAGAATGTTATTCCTC CCGACTCTGTACTTATTTTTACCACCGAGCTCATGTCCATTAAGAGGAAGTCGCTTTTCGATCCAAAGTTACTGCTGCAAATAGGATTTTGGCCGTTCCTGGCTGGAGTGATTTTGTACTATCTGTATAGAAAGGCATCTAAGAAATCTGGAAAGCCTGAAACAAAGTcgagcaagaaaaataaaaggaagtaa